From the genome of Fusarium fujikuroi IMI 58289 draft genome, chromosome FFUJ_chr06:
GCTCACTGTTGCTCTGGGCTAAGGACTAGCTCTTTGATCTTATTGTCCTCCTTACCTCAATCTATCTGATTGGAAGGCTGGGTACCGTCAACTACCAGATTCAATCTAACACGATGGCTACTCTACCCGGCATTTCTGCCTCTTTGTCTCTGAGAAACGCTTCTCCCGTGTGAATCTGTGCTTCGCTCTGCCTTCCGGTCAACGGAAGCCTAGGGTCTACCGAAACGCGCAACATGTTCACTTGACATTCTCCCGACTCAGCAGCCGTGAGACTCAAGAGCCGCTAACATTGAAAACGGTGTCTTTTAACAACATTAAAAAGCAGAGCGAATTGTATTACAAGCAACGATAAGAGTTTGTGAAGGCTAGCTAATTACATCGAAGCGAGTATGAGATCTTAGTTTTGAGAGAGATTAAAATACTAGGCTAAGATGAAACAGCTGAGGCGAGGCCCATCATCTTAAGAGGCTCGATCTGAAGATGGGACGCgacaagataagataaggtaTCACTTATCCTCCTTATCAACCTTATCTGGTCAGGCTGATCTGATTCGCCGGGCCAAACATGGTGAACTGAAGAAATACAAGACGCAGTCTATAAGAAACATTTCCTTAAAAACGCATAAGTTAAATCAACGATAGAgtttaatttctattttatGCGActggctttcttttctttggaaTAGCTATCCTGAACTGCGTTATATGTTGGTAGATAGCTTATGGAATTAGTGGAGGTGCGCTATAAGTGCCCTGTAATTATAGGAGCCCCTAGCTCTTGAAGGCGAAGGTGACTGTTGGTGGGGTTGGAGTTGGTGCTGTGAATTTTACAGGATGCCTATTCTTGTCGGAGATGCAAGGCTTTCTTCCCAGTGGCTCTGTTAGTATTCCAGAGAGATCAAGGAGGGCGCTATAAGAGCTCAGACGAAAGTTTTGTTGTCTGTTCTTGGTAATGAGTTGTTGCAACTCCATCACTCAAATCAGATATCTGATAACATAATTTCAAGAAAACCCGATAATCATCTTAATTTGGCAACGCCAGTAACCCAGCCATATTTCCTACACAAGATCACTGCTGGCGCTTAACACCCATAGCACCTGCAGCCTGTGCACTTTGCACAAATTGTTTAAAGCACCCAGCAAGATTATCATAATTCTTCAACATTTCTTCCATCCTTTGATTAAGCTCTTCTGCCTCCGGTGGCCACGACTCCTTATCTGGATCAAAATTCTCAGGCAAGAGTTTCCCTGCCTCTTTAAGCCCAGCCAtgagagcttgaagctcAGAGGCACTCATTTCAAGCTGACAATGTGTTAGTATACGCTTTTTGTTTCTGGACGACGATCATGTTACCTGTGCCATCCTTACATAGTTTGCTGTGTATCGCATTGGTTCAAATGCGGGGGTTTCCTGAAGGGCTTGGTTGAACTCGTTTGCTACGGAGGTTCCTCGACTTGATTTCTTTGAGCTAGACATGGTTGTGATTGGATAGAGGGCTAAGTTGAATGTAGAGATCTGTATGGCGAGATTGTTGCGAAATTGAGTTGTTTGATGAAAATAGTTTTCACGTTCAAGGTTGCCTAACCCCACCATTCATCATTGATGTCAGCCCTACGAGGCTGATTTAGTTGGCACCTCTTGGGCagttagtacctaggtagcaTCTTGACTAGATCAATGGGCCTGGGTGAATGATGAATTTATAACTTCAACGTCTACTCAAATGTTATCCTCAGACGTATTGACTCAGAAGTTGTGAGGTGTCTTTGCCAGCAATAAGTCCAGACTCTTAGCACGTGACTCTTGAAATTAAACCTTTCAATTGGCTGTGGCCTGATGAAACCTTCAGAGGACACAAGCAGGCATTCTAACTTAGATCCTAAGGCGTTTTCCTAGAAACACCCACCAATCGATTCGAAAGTTGTCTCAGTCCTTACGAGAAATGCTTTGTTTACTTTGTGCCGGCCCTGATCTGTCGATATCTTGAGTTGTAAAATGGACAAATACTACGGTGGCTTCGAGGGACCTGCTCAGTACAAAAATATGTTCACCTATATGTCACGCGATTTCTTGAGCTAAATTCTAGGGAAAAATCTTATCCCGTTTCATGAGGGATTACAAGACCTGCAGAAAAGCTCCTCAACATGCGATCTGTGCCGAGTTATTTATCATACAATAACACCTACTTTGAGTAAACTTAATCAGTTCGAACAGACATCCGCTTGCTCATCAGATGTAATGTCATACAATTTTTGCATTATATGGTCAGAAGAATGAGGAAAGGATGTAAATTGTGGCTTATAGGGAAGATGAGTTCTGCATACATGCTCTCTTGGGAGCGATTGGCTTTGCTGTTGATCAAGGTGAGTATGATGAGTGATATGGCATATAACCTTTCATTGACTCATGAAAGATTATAGAGAACACCATATCAGATGTGCTTAAGAGACGAAAGATTCCATCATCACTACAATCGGAAGATGGCCTCGGATTTATGCAACATTGGCTACTAGAGTGGACATCTCACCATGGACATCGACATGTGTCCAAGCTATTCCCAACAAGGTTACCAAAATATGACGAAACGAGAAAAAAGGTCACTATCTGAGCCTCTGAACCTGCAGATACAAAGTAAGCTGCTCTCAGTCATTTATGGGGGTCGGTCCAGCCTCTTACACTGAACACCAATACATCCCAGCAGTTGTTTAGCGCCATTTCGATCGACGCTTTTCCAAGAGGTTTCCAGGATGCGTTTGGGCTGGCACAGGAACTGGAAATGCCATAACTGTAGATTGACAGTCTCTGCATTATTCAGGATTCTAATGATGCTTGGGTTCGTAGGTCAGTTCAAATGTGTGACGTCTATGGAAACGCCTCTCTCACCATAGCGGCTGCCAGGTCCAAAAACTGATCCGAGGGATTTCTGAGACCTGGATCAAATCAATTCTATAACGATATTCATTTTCTGGGAGGCGGTGCTCCTGCAAACGTTGCAGTCTTTCCTATGCCAAATAGCCTTGTAGGCGCACCGCACGAAATAATCGACCTTGACGAAGATCCACTATCGACACACTGCTGGGCCTTTTAGGAACGTTATCTCTCCCCTCTCACGCTACACTTCGCCCAATCACAGATGTGCTTTGAATGCGAATGGTGCTTCGAGGCGCAGGAGGGGTACACCAAACCTGTCGGCCATCCGCAGCCGTTTAATGTACCCAAGAGAGAGGGAACAGAACAAGGCGAGCGGCAATCGGGGTTGACTGGAACTTTATGGTTGCAAGATATACGCAAAGATACATAACCATGGACAGCGATAAGCTCCCAGCCTTGGGTGTCATAGCTGCCCGACTGTCTGTCGAGTTTGCCCAGCAGGGGTCAACTAGCGAGTATCTAGCAGGGCTATGGAAGGACAATATCTGATGTGACCTCGTCTGGATTGCCCTAAATCAAGAATCAAAGCGAAAGCAACCCAGTTCCTATTCGGCGCCAAATTGGTCATAGGCTTCTGTGAACCACCCAGTTCATCACCACTATCAAGATGAATCGGAAAATCTCGCAATTGTAAGAGACGCAAAGGTCAATTTGGAAAACAATGAAAACCCTATTTGGCAAAGTAACCGGTGGTTGGGTCCGCCTATCCACCATCATGATACATCCGTGTACTGTAGATGAAGAAAAAATAGAACGTTCTTTCTTGAGCAAGGTTCGCGTCTATGTATCAAGGTGCAATGGGACCCTCCGAAATATGATCCACCTATAATTTGTCTAATGGACCATGCCAACGAGTTATCTGACTTAATTGCTGTGCCGCTTCATTGGGTACAGAAGTCGAAAGATCCAATCTACAAAGTTTGTGGCCCATACGGCTTGATTTTAACGACcacagaggcagaggcaaaTTCGCACTTTAGTGGGAATATTCCACGGCTCAGAAGAGTTGGCGCTGGATCTCCAGATATCACAAGGGGAAGCGATATACAGATGAATCTGATTAGAGTAGTGTTTGCTAGAGATAGAGAGCAGGGCAAGCTAGATAAGATAATCATTTTGTAAGCCGGATGTTGGTGCAATGAGATCTGCTACCTTCCCTTTGGAGTTGACAAGGTTCTCCCTACGCAGCTTTCACCAGGCTTAGAACCAGAATCAAGCAAGCTCGAGACATACGAAATCCCTTTTTCTGGCGCGGTCGCATTTAACTCCACTCCCATTGACGGTATCGGCGATCAATGGAGGCATGTCCCTGTTTGCGCACAGAACACTACCTCGTTGGCCAGGCTCGCCGCACTGACGTAGAAAAAGGTAGCAAACAGCGCATCACACCAAGTTGCATCGGGACCTCCTTGTTCACCTTCGGAGTTCCGAGAAATCTTAAGCATAATGAACACGGCATTCACGAAATTTCAAGTGTAGTCTTGGCTGCATGTTGGCCTTCTGGCGGTTGGAACACTGAAAATTGTTTCTTTGTACACGTCCCCTCCAGTGGTATGTGGCGGCTGACCACACACACCATCGGGCAATGTTCTAACAAAGGAATTCTGTGTTTGCTAGATTTGTGGCCCCTTACATGATCTGATTTGGTCCTGTTCTGGTAAATACGTGTTGTGTGATGCATgacaagagcagcagcctgGTCGTGAACGGCTGAACTGGATTGTGGCCGTTGGCATTGTGGGAGCTTTATTGATATACAGAGTGTGACACGCCGAATGAAATCAGAATACTTCCTGCCTTCCAAATTGCAACTTAATATTCTAATCACACCATATTAACGAAAAAGGAAGTCCTTCTAAACTAAGAAAAACAGTAAATGTCAGAAAGATACAATTAATGGCAAGATATGTAGCGAGAAGGCAATATAAAAACACAGAGGTTTAGCGTCGACAGTTGGTCAGATAAGTTACACTAGTGGATCAAGAGTTCTACCCTCTCGTTTCACCGTGAATTTAATCATCTTCTTTTTGCTCCAGGTTGTTTATCGAGATCTATCCTTAACATGTCAGGTTACTGAAACTGGTTCTATGATTGATTCCAGATATCATGATCCGTCTGGTTCGTGGTGTTATGTTGGCATCTTAACTCTGAGCCACGTTGCTGTAGATCCAAGGCTATACGCTTTGCCTCTTGAATACCAGCAGCATCCTTGATGTCTTCCATCGTTGATATGATCCGATCCCGTAAAGCTTCAGTGGCATTATGTGTTGTTCCTGCGATATGGAGTGGCCATAATAGATGCACAGCATGAGCCGCCCGTAGGTCGCTCGATTTACCTGCCTCGTCAAATTCATGCAAGATATATGAAATGCTGCAGCATATATCACTAGAGGTCTCTTTTATGACTATAGTTGAAGTCTGGAGTAGGTCTCTGTATGATGCAGAGAAAGATAGCGAAAACGGGATGGGGAAGTATTTCGATAAGGTTTCAACAAGTGCTTGACGTACAATGATACGCGCACAGCGCTGCAAGTTCCACATGTTGGCAATCTCCACGCTGGAATATATGTCATATCGTCCTATGAACACTTCCACTTCATCGAGATCGCTTGGTTTGGTTCGGGTCTTGTACCCATATTCGATTGGGAGTGTTTGGGCCCAGTCCTTGAGATCTGCATCGATCGACAATAGTCTTGAAACGTGGGAAGACAAAGTCCCTTCGTCTGTGATGTCTTCCTCGGCTGCGGATGAAGAGTTGCATACGCTGACAACAATTCCTGCTAGACGAGCCGCGGgcgcttcttgttctgtctCATTACTGCGAGCCTCGGCCATAAAGTCTATGAGGACTTTTGGTACCGGCAGCCTTCGCTGAAGGCAGTTGATAAGCTATTGAAAAGTCAGAAGATTAACTGACATGGGTTTTCTGAGGTTCTCTTACGATTTCAGAGCGCAAGTTGTGAAAAATGCTCCGGCCGATCCTGTTGCGCAGCTGGCCTGCTCCTCGGAGCTGTAGCAATGCCATGGCACCATCAACATGTCTACTCCACGGACTCAAACCTCCATCAGAATTGAAGGCGACAGTCTGTTTCAAGTTATTAATTGGCCTGAGTTGTCCTGGAAGGGATAGAAGGCTTACTTCGTATAACGCCAGAAGCATTACAGCGACTAACATTTGGTCGGACGATGCTTCACTGGGGTCCATGAGTGCAGCGCATATATCGCGAAGTGCGTGAGAAAACGATTGTCTGGCTAAATTGATGAGCGTGGGCGCGTTCCTTAAATACGCTAGACCGGCCAGTCCGACAGCGTTGATGAGATTAGCCAAGTATCCAGGTTCTGTTGCTCGTTTGTAGATGATGCCGTGACAGTCGGGATGAGTAGGGGACCGTCCAGACTCAGGCAAAACATAGTGgtgaaaaaagaaaggtaagacTTGGTCTTCTGGCGTAACCTCAAGTCTGAACCAAGGATAATGGCTGGAGGTATCTTGCGAATGGTGGACTTTGGCCTGTTGGGATAGCTTAGGTCTTACCAAAACATCCTGGTTGCCATTAGGTAATTTTGCGGTTGAAAAGACTGACACCTTGCCCAAAGTTTCGGCAGTTTGATCTCGAAAAATAACATACTCCTCCCCTCGATACCCATCACATTTGGAACCGGCCCTGCAACATTGACGACATGCAGGTCTCGACAAGTCGCACTTCGCCCCCAAATCTGTTAACACGCTAGGATCTCTTTGAATATGACGATTGTGATATACACACCTTTCTCCTCTTGACTCGACACTCCGAGCAGGCTCTGCTGGGCTTACCGCAATAGACCATGTTGCTCACACCTTCATTTGTGAAACGTCATGATCTCGAGTCGCTGTCCTGGTAGCGTCGTAATTATGTGATGCCCGAAGTCTCGCATGCTTTGTAATCTTCAACACTAGACCAGGACAGCACTAGCCTCGAAATCGTGTCGAGCTGTTTACTGGATACGGAATAGTCAGGTCCGCCTTTAACGCATCCGCAAGTCCACGGCGCGCCATCTAACGTGATAGTTGAAAATAGAAGTCATTTCTACCAAGAATTCAGACCACTGACGAGTAGGTGCCGTAGTATCTGTAATCGCCCCAGGGATCTCGTCAGAAATCCACATCATCGAGGTGTATTCCTTTTTTGGCTAGGCTGACATCATCTACAGTAGAGGTCTGTTGAGTCCAAGTATTTAAACTATGCCAGTCCTCCTTTAACAGAACATCTTGAGAAAACCCTAAAACAATCACTTGAGAATTAGATCGCTAATTACTTCACCATTTCGTTTGCTCAAACCTTTACCTTTTCCTTCCCGATCATGTCCCAGACTATTGCTTTTGTCACTGGCACAACTGGCAATCAGGGCGGCGCCACTGCTCGAGAACTCCTAAACGCTGGCGTCAAAGTTCACGCACTTGTTAGAGACCCTTCCTCCAAGTCCGCGATCGAGCTCCAGCGCCTCGGCGCGCGGTTGTTCCCCGGCAGCTTCGATGACATATCCTCACTCAAGGCTGCGGTCAAAGGAGCCACTGCCGTCTTTCTCAACGTATTGCCGGTGTTGTCTGACACCAACCTGGAGGTAGTTCATGCAAAGAATATCATCGACGCTGCTACTGAATCCGGAACAGTCACTAGCCTAGTCTATTCCAGCGTCACCATGACAGGAAAGCATGAAGAGTTTCCGAACTGGGGACCCGACTACCCCTTGGCGTGGTACTGGCTGAGCAAAGCCCAGATCGAGTCTATGGTACGAGAATCCGGCATTAAATACTGGACAATTTTGCGGCCGGCTTTTCTCATGAACAACTATCATCAGCCGACGGCGTCTTACATGTTTCCCGAATTGGGCCAGAGAAGAACGTTTCTGTCGGCATATATACCCGAGACTGCGATGACAGTGGTTGATCCAAGAGACGTCGGCAAATTTGCGGCAGCAGCAATCACTGAGCCGCTGTCTTACAACAAGCATGAGATAGATTTGGGCGTCGAGTCTCTTACGCCAGCTCAGATTGTGCAGGAGCTGAGCCGAGTCAGTGGAGTAGAAATTGGGCTCGAGTTCTATAGTGagcaagaagcgaaagatgCTGCATTGAGGAACCCGAAGATCTATGCCGAGTTGTGGGCGAATGAAGTTGGATATCAAGTCGACTTTGAGGAGCTGCAGAAATATCCGATCCGCCAGACCATATTCTCGGAATATCTCGAGAAGCATAGAGACGAAGTCATCCAGACATTTGCTTGATCGTGGACTCTATTCGTACTTGTCTTTATCAAAGGTAGTTGgtagatatattattttaaactTGAGATAGACCGAATTTATGATttacaaggccaaggagagTAAAACAATAAATTGCCACTCGGAAGAATTTTATCATCCTCGAGTTAGAAAATGATAAGGATAAccgaagagagagaaaaccCGTAGTTTGTGGGGAAGATGTCAGTTTAGCTTGAAGCTACTGAGGGGAATCCGGGGAACTCGGGGATCCTGGCGCCCCGAAAGCCCGTAACCCTTGTTTTTGATGCAACCATAAAGACCAGCTCCGTCCCCACAAAACAATCTTATCAGCGATCTATCACCACCTCGTTCCATCGATTCAGAGTCATGCCTCCAACCAAGAGAAAGGCTGCCAACGCCCTTGACCCATCCGAGCGCAAAAGAGCACAGAACCGCATCTCGCAACAGTGTCTGCGCGAAAAGAACATCACCTACATCCGTAACCTGGAGGAGACGATTGAGCTGTTGCAGAAGGTAGCGACGGGCTCAGACCCTCAAGATCGGTACTCTGTTCTTCTCGATGCGCATCTAAAGTTAATATCTGAGAACCGGAAGCTGGAAGATGCCTCGCTGAGGCTGCGTAAGAAGTTACTCAGTTTCGGTCAAGCTGCTACTGCTGCGGCGGGTGAGCCTTACTTTTTCACTTGTGCCTCGCAAGGGTGTAGCTGACACTGCTATTAGATGATGAGGTTTTCGATTCTATATTTCGAAGGAGAGATGCTGGAAACCCGGAAGCGCAGCAATCTGCACCAAGGATGGATTTAGCCAATCACGAAACACCACCTGCTCTCAATCCGTCGGTCAACAATCAGTCTTTCCAGGACATCCCGGAGCAAGTCACTCATACGGACATATTCAAGGACGCGTCCTTTCTTTTGGATCTATCAACGGCGAGCCAGGTACAGCACGAGACATTAACCCCAAGCACAATGCAGCCTGGGGATACCTTCTTAGATCCAGCCATGTCGTCTTTATCACCAAGATCCCTTTTGTTCGTCCCAAATCAGCTCAGTATCACGTCAATGTCAATCTTTGGGTCTAGGCTCCTTGATGCTTGTCGTCGACACCTGGATAACCTTCGGGACGCTGGAAACCATAGCGATATGGTCGAAAAGATAATCAAGACTGCTGTGCGCTTCTCTATGCGCTGCGCAGGATTGGAATCGTATGCCTATGGAGTGGTAAGATCAGATGAACCACCAAAAATGACTCGTAAGCTAATGTGAATAATAGAATGGggctaagtatatagaaagagTCATCAGTTGGCGCCTTGGAATCGAGTCAAGAAATTCGGTTCCGCTTCCATTCCGGCCAACGCCCCTCCAGTCCAAAAACCCCACGCACTTTTGGGGCATCGATTTGTTCAACTGGCCTGAAATCAGAGATCAACTCGTCCTCGAGGCGGAAACCACTGATTTCGACGAACTGATCAAAGACCTTGTCTTACACTCGGTGATAGAACCCGCTAACCACAGCGTCGCGGTAAATGTTCTCGACATCTTTCAAAATCAAGTCCTGCGCCGACGTCAGCATCAAAAATCCTCTGCGAGGAGTTACTTTACCGATCCATCATGGACACTATTCCAGATCGGCCCTGAGGTTGGGGAATGGTACTCTTCTGAGCACGATATagtcgaagaagccatcTTTCAAGAACTAGACCGTCAGATAAACGCCGTGGCGCCAAGTCCAGAGGATAATTCTGTGGAGGACAGTCGGGCAAACGACGTAGCCAAGTTTCTGGGTCTCGATGACTTTTGTGAGTGGAAGTTGAGCAAAGAGTTTGCGCGGAAATATCCAAAGTTGGATTGCTCGACAGGTAAGCGATGATTACGGAGTTTGGAGGTTGTGCACTGACATGTGGCTTGCTTTAGCTGTTACGCAACGCGATCTTGCGCCCTCGGCGATGGTTTACTGctggtgatgtgatgtggCTTGATCTAGTCAGAAGAATACGTGTCAGAAAAGACGTTGTCAGAAATATCATTGTCAGAAATATCCTTGTCAGCCTAGTGCAAGCAAGATTTAGTGCGCCGCATCAAGTCACGCCTAAACTAAGTGGGAATGGGCTCGGAATAGTGTATCATTAGCATATGTATCgttctttatttttagttGGGCATTCAGGTTCCGGGAGAGTATTGCCAGTCAATCTTCCAAAGTCGACAATCATGGCCTGTTGTGCTGTTGGAGCTTACATCGTCTTCCGCTTTCTCAACATACACGAGAAATTATGTACTCTTTATCCTCGCCAAAGCCATGTCGAGCATAGCCCTGCCCAACGACCGAAATTCATCAAAGGTGCCCAGGTCAGCATCTTGAGTCTAGATGGCCTAACCTGCGCGTCGTGTGTATccgatgttgaagaaataATCGGGTCTGTCCCCGGAGTCTTGAAGGCCACTGTTTCACTCGGCTTACTTCGAGCTCAAGTAGAATTCTACAATGATGTTGTGACAGAGGAGAATATCATTGAGACCATCCGCTCTGCGGACTATGATGCCAATCCACTGCCTTCATCTAAATCTCAGAGCTGGGCTAGTTTGTTATCTATTATTCAAGAGCCCGGAAACTCCCAGCAACATCATGTTAATTCATATCAACGAGACTTTCTTATGGCAACTGCGGCTTCGGTGCTTTTCTTCGCGTCACGCACCATCAAAGCCCTGTGGACGACGCAAAACAATAATATAAACTTGATTGCGTATTTCACTGTTGCAATGAGTTTAGTATCTGGATTACAACTCCATGTTGAGGCTTTACGCTCTGCATGGCACGGAAGAAGACCAAACATGGCAACTCTTGCATCACTGGGTATCATGTTGGCTCTTATACAAGCTGTGACTGATACTGTACAGACTGAAATGAATGGACTTCATCGCATCGATCCAAAGTCCCTGGAGGCCATTCCAATTCTGTCTACAAGTGTCCTTAGCGGCCGCTTACTCAAAGCCATCCTCTCCCAGCGAAACCGGGTCTTCGCATCTCCGCTCTCAAATCTTGTGCCTACCATTGCCAGGGTATACAGCACAGCTGCCGAATATTCTGATATTCCTGTTGAATTATTGTCTTCGGGCGATCGCGTTATTGTGAGCCAGGGAGAGCAAATACCTTGCGATGGAATAGTCGAGAGCACGGAATCGGCTCTAGTCATAGAGACTTGGATCAATGGCTCCTTCGAGCCTAGACTGGTCGAAAACGGCGATGCTGTATATGCGGGAGGTCAGGTACAACAAGGATCGATCGTCTGTAGGGCAACAGCCTGTGGGCGTTCGACTCGCCTAGGTCAACTCCTCACGTCCATCGTGACGGCGGAAATGGCCAACTCGGAGCCCCAACTTCATCGTGCTACTTCATGGTTCTCAAGTGCAGTCATCCTGATTACAATAAGCATACTCACATTTTATCTCGTGTTCACCAGGGGCAGCTGCTGGGCCGATGGGCTGGGTCGAGCTTCAGCGTTGCTACTAGCTGCTTGCCCATGCTCACTAAGTTTGAGCATTCCAACTTGTAAACTACTGGCTACAGGTATGTGATCATTCAATAATCGAATGGAACGCAGCTGACCATGGGTTTGATCAGTGCGGGCATCAAAGTTTGGAGTCCGGTTGGTGACTACTTACGCAAGACTGCGAAACGCTGCCTCAGCTCGAACTATTCTCTTTGACAAGACTGGTACTCTCACACATGGAGATCTGAAAGTGACACATACGAACTTCTCTAAGGAGTGGTATTCATCACAAAAGCAAGACATATTGTGGAGGGTTGTacaagaagttgaagctgggAACACCCACCCAGTTGCCCGAGCGCTTTTCCAAGAGAGTCAATCAAGGATAGGAGAGAAGCAAGAGTATTTACCTAAATTGGTGGTATCTGAAATCAACCACGAACTTGGTCGCGGGGCTCAAGCGTTTGTGACAGCCACTCAGCCGTTGTCTGAGTCCGGTGGAGTGTTCGCCACTTGGAAGTTGGCAATTGGAAGCCGTGCGTATATCGAGAGCCTCGGAGTTTCCATCGATCTCAGTCAAATTCCCGTGGAAATGAGAAATGGAATTACAACGGCTGTTGTGCTGGCCGTTGATGGCAAGCAGGCTGCCGTATTTGTACTTCAAGATACAGTTCGTTCCCATGCTCACCAAGTCATACGACAACTCAAAGACATGGATCTGGCTGTTGGAATGATTACTGGGGATAACGCAGTCTCCGCTACTTCTGTCGCTCGCGAAGTAGGCATTGATTCAGACATGGTATTCTCCAATGCACTTCCAGAAGAAAAGTCTCGCATTCTAGCCTGCTTTCTTCAGCGCGGACCGGCTATCTATGTGGGTGACAACCACAACGACATTTTATGCTTTGCATCTGCATCGTTTAGTATTTGTGTCGCAGGCTCGGATATGAAGTCTGATGATGCTGACTGTGCGGATGCGACGTTGATGCCGTCGGAGATTCCTCCGCTGAGTCGCATTCCGTTGATGATACTCTTGGCACGGCGTATGAGACGCATTGTGATGCAGAACACTTGTTGGGCTGTTGTTTACAatatcttatctttattCCGTGTACTTGGTGTTAGTGAGACAACACCGCCTTCTCCGTAAGTTATTACTACTTCGATGATGAGCAACAAAGACTGACATATCGTATAGCGTTTGGTCTAGTATAGGAATGGGACTCAGCAGTGTTGTTGTGCTATGGAATAGCTCAAGGGTGAATTAGGGATAAGTGGGTTGAAATGCTCAAATCGGGTAGGCGGGTTCTTTGTGAATACACCGGGGAAGGCAAGCCATAAAGAAGAGTTTGATAATGATAAGACTTGGCTTGTACTACTCTTACATTTATTTAAGCTGGGTTTTATGATTCACGTAGATATAAAGCCAAGAATTATTAGCAGTTAATAAGTCTCTTAGCATTAAGGAGTCCACGCTATGATATATTGTCTAAGTTGTGATCTAAATGCATTACCTGCACTTATGAATTATGGCCGAGAGCTTTGTTCAGCAGAGAGGACTTATTTTCTTAGGTGAAGGCATTGTTTAACAAAAGGAAAACAGCTTCTGAGTGTGTCAATTAGTCAAGCATCTTGGTAAAATCTCACAATAAGAGCCAGATTTGTTATTTCAATTTAGACTTTTGGTTGAGGGCGTATATCACCGTAGAGAACCTAGTCCTGGGTGGGAGCAAGTTGTAGACTGCAGAgcagcctaaaggttaaccATATAGGCCGCAGTCAAGCCATAGCGGAGCAGCTCTTCTCGTCCTGAAGGAGTTcatataatagtaaatctaTTGATTAATGGGCTGCGTACAGAGTGAACTCTCTGTTTACTGAGTTTGTTTGAACGGATCGTGAGGCCTCAAGTCCGTGAAGGCTGGAGCCGCGGCATCTTGCAGAAGAACACGAACCCAGCCCGGCAACACACGAACCCAAGGTGACAATCGAGCCGCAGCCGGCACAATAATGTTCTGGCCCCTTCCACTCAAGAGAATACCACAGATCTTATCTGCTAGATACTCAGTAGTCATGGTCGACATACCAGGAACAGACTTGACACCCGTAAACATCTGGGTCTGTACATGGCTCGGTGAGACACACGAAAGGCGAACTGCGGTAGCTTTGTGTACGTGCTTG
Proteins encoded in this window:
- a CDS encoding related to P-type ATPase, yielding MACCAVGAYIVFRFLNIHEKLCTLYPRQSHVEHSPAQRPKFIKGAQVSILSLDGLTCASCVSDVEEIIGSVPGVLKATVSLGLLRAQVEFYNDVVTEENIIETIRSADYDANPLPSSKSQSWASLLSIIQEPGNSQQHHVNSYQRDFLMATAASVLFFASRTIKALWTTQNNNINLIAYFTVAMSLVSGLQLHVEALRSAWHGRRPNMATLASLGIMLALIQAVTDTVQTEMNGLHRIDPKSLEAIPILSTSVLSGRLLKAILSQRNRVFASPLSNLVPTIARVYSTAAEYSDIPVELLSSGDRVIVSQGEQIPCDGIVESTESALVIETWINGSFEPRLVENGDAVYAGGQVQQGSIVCRATACGRSTRLGQLLTSIVTAEMANSEPQLHRATSWFSSAVILITISILTFYLVFTRGSCWADGLGRASALLLAACPCSLSLSIPTCKLLATVRASKFGVRLVTTYARLRNAASARTILFDKTGTLTHGDLKVTHTNFSKEWYSSQKQDILWRVVQEVEAGNTHPVARALFQESQSRIGEKQEYLPKLVVSEINHELGRGAQAFVTATQPLSESGGVFATWKLAIGSRAYIESLGVSIDLSQIPVEMRNGITTAVVLAVDGKQAAVFVLQDTVRSHAHQVIRQLKDMDLAVGMITGDNAVSATSVAREVGIDSDMVFSNALPEEKSRILACFLQRGPAIYVGDNHNDILCFASASFSICVAGSDMKSDDADCADATLMPSEIPPLSRIPLMILLARRMRRIVMQNTCWAVVYNILSLFRVLGVSETTPPSPVWSSIGMGLSSVVVLWNSSRVN
- a CDS encoding related to negative acting factor, with translation MVYCAEPARSVESRGERAGSKCDGYRGEEYVIFRDQTAETLGKVSVFSTAKLPNGNQDVLVRPKLSQQAKVHHSQDTSSHYPWFRLEVTPEDQVLPFFFHHYVLPESGRSPTHPDCHGIIYKRATEPGYLANLINAVGLAGLAYLRNAPTLINLARQSFSHALRDICAALMDPSEASSDQMLVAVMLLALYEVSLLSLPGQLRPINNLKQTVAFNSDGGLSPWSRHVDGAMALLQLRGAGQLRNRIGRSIFHNLRSEILINCLQRRLPVPKVLIDFMAEARSNETEQEAPAARLAGIVVSVCNSSSAAEEDITDEGTLSSHVSRLLSIDADLKDWAQTLPIEYGYKTRTKPSDLDEVEVFIGRYDIYSSVEIANMWNLQRCARIIVRQALVETLSKYFPIPFSLSFSASYRDLLQTSTIVIKETSSDICCSISYILHEFDEAGKSSDLRAAHAVHLLWPLHIAGTTHNATEALRDRIISTMEDIKDAAGIQEAKRIALDLQQRGSELRCQHNTTNQTDHDIWNQS